In the Terriglobales bacterium genome, one interval contains:
- a CDS encoding HEAT repeat domain-containing protein, with product MSSVQELGSALLRSLNVLIKSVRLYGATHQRTQEQLKRAVELAKSATADGEPLLFGLAANRSVLVNGKSLPDGPAEASFAQALHAGNISSIEVLPGATSDDLLAFTVALAGKDPRDILRFNTETGSHLRVNEVHYVARRAGEAAAAPASPSSATGPAPTPVNSSATLAVLASELIASDPSLSAAPAATAASAAAPAGDMEQLAGMWLRHFAQRLETSSAPEQDVDLAALLEKLDSAGVKRQIEGKELVELAERCALQLALERYNRGEVKNVAVPELLHKLSREVAHLRKQVGAAEPESRSGPDALQREFWASVPAQGKLGVLLSDDAWCIPAQNVESFARELAAAGDHATAAQVVLRYVACTSSAEKDARLKAAEGLAVLINVLSELGAQAMDAAVIQVARALSVEADSLVETALTVGLSRLTLQSLKDRHFAAVHHAIAALNHLEKHRATTARELRARLRIEDRLPELVRETAAGSADPGDVAALLKRLPVPATRAIVEQFTRSSRRDTCDRLLDLAERLGEPLLEQAVTTFRTGTANDAARVTGILSRLAPEMMQEELAQRCRNWPLLQQEIAVRQIAAAATRHTGKLLLAMLSEVQPALRPTIIDEIGCCGEELAIPALLEIAGSHDAREFGRVKAIEALGRMREARAISLLRDIILARKAFGWRNAEELRVTAMHALRLIDPLAANDSELEAAFKTDPVAGWALTESEGQGWARKRRYHRISIDKPLNATVTTQRGSAGVTVQKLSLGGGLALRHSHAQLAGEGTLEFTAGFRKLKARILVQEVGDRRIAFEILDMALEDRLRLRKLLAGEAAASGQRVASRPAAKAASTKEPPKEKQTALPSFPDDHGYTL from the coding sequence TTGTCTTCCGTCCAGGAATTGGGAAGCGCGCTGCTGCGCTCACTCAACGTCTTGATAAAGAGCGTGCGTCTTTACGGCGCCACCCATCAGCGCACGCAGGAGCAGCTGAAGCGAGCGGTCGAGCTGGCCAAGTCCGCCACTGCCGACGGCGAGCCGCTGCTTTTCGGACTCGCCGCCAACCGCAGCGTGCTGGTCAACGGCAAGTCATTGCCCGACGGCCCCGCCGAGGCGAGCTTTGCCCAGGCATTGCATGCGGGCAACATCTCCAGCATCGAGGTCCTGCCCGGCGCGACCTCTGACGATCTGTTGGCATTTACGGTCGCGCTCGCCGGCAAAGACCCGCGCGACATCCTGCGCTTCAACACTGAGACGGGCTCGCACCTCCGGGTGAACGAGGTCCATTACGTCGCGCGCCGCGCCGGTGAGGCCGCCGCCGCGCCTGCCTCACCTTCGTCGGCAACCGGCCCCGCGCCGACGCCAGTGAACAGCAGCGCCACCCTGGCGGTGCTCGCCAGCGAACTGATCGCGTCCGACCCGAGTCTTTCTGCGGCACCTGCCGCGACAGCAGCTTCCGCGGCTGCTCCGGCTGGCGACATGGAGCAGCTCGCCGGCATGTGGCTGCGCCACTTCGCGCAGCGGCTGGAAACATCGAGCGCGCCGGAGCAGGACGTTGATCTCGCCGCGCTTCTCGAAAAATTGGATAGCGCCGGCGTGAAGCGCCAGATTGAGGGAAAGGAACTGGTAGAGCTTGCCGAGCGCTGCGCCCTGCAGTTGGCATTGGAGCGCTACAACCGCGGCGAAGTGAAGAACGTCGCCGTGCCCGAGTTGCTGCACAAACTCTCGCGCGAGGTCGCGCACCTTCGCAAGCAGGTGGGCGCGGCCGAACCGGAATCCAGGTCCGGCCCGGACGCACTGCAGCGCGAGTTCTGGGCCTCGGTGCCGGCGCAGGGAAAGCTTGGCGTTCTTCTCTCCGACGATGCCTGGTGCATTCCGGCGCAGAACGTGGAGAGTTTCGCCCGCGAGTTGGCCGCCGCCGGTGATCACGCGACCGCCGCGCAAGTGGTGTTGCGCTATGTGGCGTGCACCTCATCAGCGGAGAAAGACGCGCGGCTGAAGGCGGCCGAAGGGCTCGCCGTCCTGATCAATGTGCTCTCCGAACTCGGCGCGCAGGCGATGGATGCCGCCGTCATCCAGGTGGCGCGGGCACTCTCGGTCGAAGCCGATTCGCTGGTGGAGACGGCGCTCACGGTTGGCTTGTCGCGGCTCACGCTGCAATCGCTCAAGGACCGGCACTTTGCCGCCGTCCACCACGCCATCGCGGCGCTGAACCACCTGGAAAAACATCGCGCCACCACGGCGCGCGAGCTGCGCGCGCGGTTGCGCATCGAGGACCGCCTGCCCGAGCTGGTGCGCGAAACCGCTGCCGGCTCGGCCGACCCGGGCGACGTGGCCGCGCTGCTGAAGCGCCTTCCCGTGCCGGCGACGCGGGCCATCGTGGAGCAGTTCACGCGTTCGTCGCGCCGCGATACCTGCGATCGCCTGCTCGACCTGGCTGAGCGGCTGGGCGAGCCGCTCCTCGAGCAGGCGGTTACCACCTTCCGCACCGGCACCGCCAACGACGCGGCGCGCGTGACCGGCATCCTGAGCCGCCTCGCACCCGAGATGATGCAGGAAGAACTGGCGCAGCGCTGCCGGAACTGGCCGCTGCTGCAGCAGGAGATCGCGGTGCGGCAGATTGCCGCCGCTGCCACGCGGCACACCGGCAAGCTGCTGCTCGCCATGCTCAGCGAAGTACAGCCCGCACTGCGGCCCACCATCATCGACGAGATCGGATGCTGCGGTGAGGAGCTCGCCATCCCCGCGCTGCTGGAGATTGCCGGCTCGCACGACGCCCGCGAGTTCGGGCGCGTGAAAGCCATCGAGGCGCTCGGACGCATGCGTGAAGCGCGCGCCATCTCACTGCTGCGCGACATCATCCTCGCGCGCAAAGCCTTCGGCTGGCGCAATGCGGAAGAGCTGCGCGTGACCGCCATGCACGCCCTGCGCCTGATCGATCCGCTCGCCGCCAATGATTCCGAACTCGAGGCCGCGTTCAAGACGGACCCGGTCGCGGGCTGGGCGCTCACCGAATCCGAAGGGCAGGGTTGGGCGCGCAAGCGCCGCTACCACCGGATCAGCATCGACAAGCCGCTCAACGCAACCGTGACCACCCAGCGCGGCAGCGCCGGCGTCACCGTGCAGAAGCTCAGCCTCGGCGGCGGTCTCGCGCTGCGTCATTCACACGCGCAACTGGCCGGCGAGGGCACCCTGGAATTCACCGCCGGCTTCCGCAAGCTGAAAGCCCGCATCCTGGTCCAGGAAGTCGGCGACCGGCGCATCGCCTTCGAGATCCTCGACATGGCGCTGGAAGACCGCCTGCGCCTGCGCAAGCTGCTCGCCGGTGAAGCCGCCGCCAGCGGACAGCGCGTTGCCTCGCGTCCGGCTGCGAAGGCCGCGTCAACCAAGGAGCCGCCAAAAGAAAAACAAACGGCCCTTCCTTCGTTTCCCGACGATCACGGCTATACGCTGTAG
- a CDS encoding high-affinity nickel-transport family protein translates to MASLFSIIALGFFLGMRHATDADHVIAVSTIVTRQRSLRSAALIGAIWGVGHTLTIVAVGAAIILFGLVIPARVGLSMEFSVGLMLIVLGVLNLTGVMRWISETFSSPAAVRDAAGHAHPVHVHSHAHAHGDYVHTHAHSHGPERHPHRPEQNPLGRLDRWFGRLGFYQAVRPLVVGVVHGMAGSAAVALLVLATIRDARWAVLYLLVFGAGTIAGMALITVALAGAIHYTQGRSAWITRNLATASGLISLGFGLFIAWEVGFLNGLFRAVPHWSPK, encoded by the coding sequence ATGGCGAGTCTGTTTTCCATCATCGCGCTCGGGTTCTTTCTCGGAATGCGGCACGCCACCGACGCCGATCACGTGATCGCGGTGAGCACCATCGTCACGCGGCAGCGCAGTTTGCGCAGCGCGGCGCTGATCGGCGCGATCTGGGGCGTGGGACACACGCTCACGATCGTGGCGGTGGGCGCGGCCATCATCCTTTTCGGGCTGGTGATTCCGGCGCGCGTCGGGCTGAGCATGGAGTTTTCTGTCGGCCTGATGCTCATCGTGCTCGGCGTGCTGAACCTTACCGGCGTGATGCGCTGGATCAGCGAGACATTTTCGTCGCCCGCAGCGGTGCGCGACGCGGCCGGACACGCGCACCCGGTTCACGTCCACTCGCACGCGCACGCTCACGGCGACTACGTGCACACGCACGCGCACTCGCATGGGCCGGAGCGCCATCCGCATCGTCCGGAGCAGAACCCGTTGGGGCGGCTCGACCGCTGGTTCGGGCGTCTCGGCTTTTACCAGGCGGTGCGTCCGCTCGTGGTCGGCGTGGTGCACGGGATGGCGGGCTCGGCGGCGGTGGCGTTGCTGGTGCTGGCCACCATCCGCGACGCGCGCTGGGCCGTGCTTTACCTGCTGGTGTTCGGCGCAGGAACGATCGCCGGCATGGCGCTGATCACCGTGGCGCTGGCCGGCGCCATCCACTACACGCAGGGACGCTCGGCGTGGATCACGCGCAACCTGGCGACCGCGTCAGGCCTGATCAGCCTCGGCTTCGGACTCTTCATTGCGTGGGAAGTGGGATTCCTCAACGGACTGTTTCGCGCGGTCCCGCACTGGTCGCCGAAGTAG
- a CDS encoding Rid family detoxifying hydrolase yields the protein MSRHVIFTKDSPQPIGPFSQAIRANGLVFLSGQVALDVATGNLVGGDVAAQTEATLRNISKVLEAAGSSLSKAVRVGVFLKNMSDFAAMNAVYARHFPADPPARTTVEVSRLPKDALVEIEVIALA from the coding sequence ATGAGCAGGCACGTAATCTTCACCAAGGACAGTCCGCAACCGATCGGCCCGTTTTCACAGGCGATCCGCGCTAACGGTCTGGTCTTCCTTTCCGGGCAGGTGGCGCTCGACGTGGCGACCGGCAACCTGGTCGGGGGCGACGTGGCCGCGCAAACCGAAGCGACGCTGCGCAACATTTCCAAGGTGCTCGAAGCGGCAGGCAGCAGCTTGAGCAAAGCCGTGCGCGTGGGCGTATTTCTGAAGAACATGAGCGACTTCGCGGCGATGAACGCCGTCTACGCGCGCCACTTCCCCGCCGATCCGCCGGCGCGAACAACGGTGGAGGTGTCGCGGCTGCCGAAGGACGCGCTGGTGGAGATCGAAGTCATCGCGCTGGCGTAG
- a CDS encoding threonine/serine dehydratase, whose amino-acid sequence MAMTREAIKATEAAIRPYVRTTPVLEVNGRDFGLADFALTLKLELSQHAGAFKTRGAFTNLLTRPVPKAGVVAASGGNHGAAVAYAARRLGVSARIFVPTISSPAKVQRIRSYGAELVVTGDLYDDALEASREWQAKSGAMAIHAFDQTETLLGQGTVGLELEAQAPNVDTVLVAVGGGGLIGGIASWFAGSKRVIGVEPEGAPTMTNALRAGRPVDAPAESIAADSLGPRRVGELTFAIARKHVERVLLVSDDAIRRAQQALWEAARVVAEPGGAAATAALLAGAYQPAPGERVAVIVSGGNTSAVNFEAALPAKAAEAKR is encoded by the coding sequence ATGGCGATGACCCGTGAAGCGATCAAGGCGACAGAGGCGGCAATCCGGCCCTACGTGCGCACCACACCGGTGCTGGAGGTGAACGGACGCGATTTCGGCCTGGCTGACTTCGCTCTCACGCTCAAGCTGGAGCTTTCCCAGCATGCGGGCGCGTTCAAGACGCGTGGCGCGTTCACAAACCTGCTGACCCGCCCGGTGCCCAAGGCGGGAGTGGTGGCGGCATCGGGCGGCAATCACGGAGCGGCCGTGGCGTACGCGGCGCGGCGCTTGGGTGTTTCGGCCCGCATCTTCGTTCCCACCATTTCTTCACCCGCGAAAGTCCAGCGTATTCGCTCCTACGGCGCCGAGCTGGTGGTGACGGGCGATCTGTACGACGACGCACTCGAGGCCAGCCGCGAGTGGCAGGCCAAGTCGGGCGCCATGGCGATCCACGCATTCGACCAGACGGAGACGCTGCTCGGCCAGGGCACGGTAGGCCTGGAGCTGGAGGCGCAAGCGCCGAACGTGGATACGGTGCTGGTCGCGGTCGGCGGCGGCGGGCTGATTGGCGGCATCGCTTCGTGGTTTGCCGGGAGCAAGCGCGTGATCGGCGTTGAGCCGGAAGGCGCGCCCACGATGACCAATGCGCTCCGCGCCGGGCGTCCGGTGGATGCGCCGGCCGAGAGCATCGCGGCTGACTCGCTCGGTCCGCGCCGCGTGGGCGAGCTGACCTTCGCCATCGCGCGCAAGCATGTGGAGCGCGTGCTGCTGGTCAGCGACGACGCGATTCGCCGCGCCCAGCAGGCGCTGTGGGAAGCTGCGCGCGTGGTGGCCGAGCCTGGCGGCGCGGCGGCAACGGCGGCCTTGCTTGCCGGCGCATATCAGCCGGCGCCGGGCGAGCGCGTGGCCGTCATCGTCAGCGGCGGAAACACCAGCGCGGTGAATTTCGAAGCGGCATTGCCGGCGAAAGCGGCGGAGGCGAAGCGATGA
- a CDS encoding helix-turn-helix domain-containing protein, whose protein sequence is MLTANAAKALASDRRLQILRWLKRPRAHFPPQIYGDLVKDGVCGVLIARKLRVSQPTASEHLRVLSQAGLLRTRRLRNWTFYRRDERRIARLKRALQRGW, encoded by the coding sequence ATGCTAACCGCCAATGCTGCTAAGGCGCTCGCCAGCGACCGCCGATTGCAGATTCTGCGTTGGCTGAAGCGCCCGCGCGCCCATTTTCCGCCGCAGATCTACGGCGACCTGGTGAAGGACGGTGTTTGCGGCGTGCTCATTGCGCGTAAGCTGCGGGTTTCGCAGCCCACCGCCAGCGAGCACCTGCGCGTGCTGTCGCAGGCTGGCCTGCTGCGCACCCGCCGCCTCCGCAACTGGACGTTCTACCGCCGCGACGAGCGCCGCATCGCGCGGCTCAAGCGTGCCCTCCAGCGCGGCTGGTAG
- a CDS encoding glycosyl hydrolase family 18 protein — translation MLSRILAVIVAAALLTSAASAATTPKARAAVISTPRGEGKVGVKPPFTALMYLTNRPDSIASFREHASQISIIAPQTFVMDAEGFISGDVPEEVLQIAAANRVAVLPLVVNRRFDQPLMHTVLDSPESRARAIRYLLYYALRDGYMGFQFDYENIHHTYRDRLSAFFQEAAAAFHQHGLILSAAVVGRYADDPRSESPGGFENWSGVYDYAVLGKHADFLTIMAYPQHAQFSGPGPVAGLTWVRKIADYAGAQMPPRKISLGIPLYGVQWTAQPSAAGETATKWKVRSTRYSDVTARLASTGPAWDEAEQAPHLMFVEQGGQTELWYEDARSLGAKLDLAQTAKFAGVSAWSLGSEDPAFWTTLARYRIARLPVRPMKGTLDQRARAAARALALKPKAVNMAASRPGAPHKSNSPAPDF, via the coding sequence GTGCTGAGTCGAATCCTTGCCGTTATCGTGGCCGCTGCGCTATTGACCAGCGCAGCGTCAGCCGCCACAACGCCGAAGGCCAGGGCGGCGGTCATTTCCACGCCGCGAGGGGAAGGGAAAGTCGGCGTAAAGCCTCCGTTCACGGCCCTGATGTATCTCACCAACCGCCCGGACTCGATCGCCAGCTTCCGCGAGCACGCCTCGCAGATTTCCATCATCGCGCCGCAGACGTTCGTCATGGACGCCGAGGGCTTTATCTCCGGCGATGTGCCGGAAGAAGTCCTGCAGATCGCGGCCGCGAATCGAGTCGCGGTGCTGCCGCTGGTTGTCAACCGGCGTTTCGATCAGCCGCTCATGCACACTGTGCTTGACTCACCCGAGTCGCGCGCCCGCGCCATCCGATATCTCCTGTACTATGCGCTGCGCGACGGCTACATGGGTTTCCAGTTCGACTACGAGAACATCCACCACACCTACCGCGACCGCCTCAGCGCGTTCTTTCAGGAAGCCGCCGCCGCGTTTCATCAGCATGGCTTGATCTTGAGCGCGGCAGTGGTGGGACGCTATGCCGACGATCCCAGGTCGGAGTCGCCGGGCGGCTTCGAAAACTGGAGCGGCGTCTACGACTATGCCGTGCTGGGCAAGCACGCCGATTTTCTGACCATCATGGCCTACCCGCAGCACGCCCAGTTTTCCGGCCCCGGGCCGGTCGCGGGGCTCACCTGGGTGCGCAAGATCGCCGATTACGCCGGCGCGCAAATGCCGCCGCGCAAGATTTCGCTCGGCATCCCGCTGTACGGCGTTCAGTGGACGGCGCAGCCCAGCGCCGCCGGCGAGACCGCCACAAAGTGGAAAGTCAGGAGCACGCGCTACTCCGACGTGACCGCGCGCCTCGCCTCCACCGGCCCGGCGTGGGACGAAGCCGAGCAGGCGCCGCACCTGATGTTTGTGGAACAGGGCGGGCAGACCGAACTCTGGTACGAAGACGCGCGCAGCCTTGGCGCCAAACTCGACTTGGCGCAGACCGCCAAATTCGCCGGCGTCTCCGCCTGGTCGTTAGGCAGTGAAGACCCGGCCTTCTGGACGACGCTCGCCAGGTATCGAATCGCGCGCCTGCCGGTCCGCCCGATGAAGGGGACGCTCGACCAGCGGGCCCGCGCCGCGGCGCGGGCGCTCGCCCTCAAGCCGAAAGCCGTAAATATGGCCGCTTCCAGGCCCGGCGCCCCGCACAAGAGCAACTCGCCGGCGCCCGACTTCTAG
- a CDS encoding carboxypeptidase-like regulatory domain-containing protein — protein MRRVFIPAVLLLVAALAYADKKDQKQYSDLSFTVLRDSGKPIRNAAVILHPVNKDGKQEHGGLELKTNADGKAEINSIPYGKLRIQVIAPGFRTYGEDHEINQPSHEFNIKMERPKEQYSIYK, from the coding sequence GTGCGAAGGGTCTTCATCCCCGCCGTCCTGCTGCTGGTCGCGGCACTTGCCTATGCCGACAAGAAGGACCAGAAGCAGTACTCCGACCTGAGCTTCACGGTGCTGCGCGATTCGGGCAAACCGATCCGCAATGCGGCGGTCATCCTGCATCCGGTGAACAAAGACGGCAAACAGGAGCACGGCGGGCTTGAGCTGAAGACCAACGCCGACGGCAAGGCGGAGATCAACAGCATCCCGTACGGTAAGCTGCGCATACAGGTCATCGCGCCCGGCTTCCGCACTTACGGCGAGGACCACGAGATCAACCAGCCGTCGCACGAGTTCAACATTAAGATGGAGCGGCCCAAGGAGCAATACTCCATCTACAAGTAA
- the metH gene encoding methionine synthase, translating into MPDFLKTVAERVVIYDGAMGTNIQFRNPTVDDYWGKEGCNELLVLSRPDIIGDIHADFLRVGCDVVETDTFGATRIVLGEYQLEDKVAEINIAAVKVAREAAQQFSTPDKPRFVAGSIGPTTKLPSLGHIGFDAMAAAFEEQARALIEGGVDVLLIETSQDLLQAKCALAGVFDAMKATGKRLPVTVQVTLEATGTMLLGTEIGAALTALEPYDIDIVGLNCATGPREMNDAIRYLCDNSTKHVSCLPNAGLPQNVGGRAVYQLTPQELSEYHARFIRDYGVRIVGGCCGTTPEHLKAVVDACANLHPHQRDVHPEAAASSAYSSVPLDLDPKPLIVAEEMNTTTQRAAFRDLVRAQKYDDILALSKKLVNEGSHMLDLCCAIVGEDEKGYMNGILEKIATRVPAPVLVDSTEADVIEEALKRIPGKAIINSINLEDGEKRTSRVLPAAKRYGSAVIALTIDEAGMALTAEKKIAIAHRIFDLATGKYGIRPQDLIFDALTLPISTGQQDYRTAGIETLKAVERIKKELPEVHTILGVSNISFGLDAYPRRVLNSVFMHEAVNHGLDMAIVNYGKIYPLYKIPEAEVELARRLIYFDTSNGDPLQAYMQFFAGQGKKVEKSEVRAESLSVEDKLKFCIINGEKSIGSGSHKQSLEQVLEDALTSYSPLDLINTVLLDGMKTVGDLFGARKMQLPSVLDSASVMKQAVAFLEPKMEKAAGSQKGTIVLATVKGDVHDIGKNLVDIILSNNGYRVVNLGIKQPADHIIAAAQEHKADAIGLSGLLVKSTLEMKYVIQDLERQKLSFPVICGGAALTKKYVEHDLRNEYSSAVFYADDAFAGLHLMDDLTSPNGRREARLAEGRTVKEARAAAATATAAALAGEAAPADAPQAPAIAIPAAPNIPQPPFWGARVKRDYDLREVFRYINLTALFKNQWQLKTASQEDYARLVEEKFKPVLRQLEDEVIASGWLEPRTVWGYWPCQSEGNDVVIYEPASSDQSPRREIQRFTFPRQKEGRRLCIADFFASKASGQMDVIGFSLVTVGDRASHETKKLFDAGEYTKYLYLHGLSVETAEALAEYHHKLMREELGIAGDDAREISGLFHQKYRGSRYSFGYPACPNLEDQTRLFALLKPEEAVGVRLTTGLQLEPEQSTSAIVVHHPSAKYFVA; encoded by the coding sequence ATGCCGGACTTTCTCAAGACCGTCGCTGAGCGCGTCGTCATTTACGACGGCGCCATGGGCACCAACATTCAGTTCCGCAACCCCACGGTGGACGACTACTGGGGCAAGGAAGGATGCAACGAGCTTCTGGTGCTCTCGCGGCCCGACATCATTGGCGACATCCACGCCGACTTCCTGCGGGTGGGCTGCGATGTGGTCGAGACCGATACCTTCGGCGCCACCCGCATCGTGCTCGGCGAGTATCAGCTCGAAGACAAGGTCGCCGAGATCAACATCGCCGCGGTGAAAGTGGCGCGCGAAGCCGCCCAGCAGTTCTCCACGCCCGACAAGCCGCGCTTCGTGGCCGGCAGCATCGGCCCGACCACCAAGCTGCCGTCGCTTGGCCACATCGGCTTCGACGCGATGGCCGCCGCCTTCGAAGAGCAGGCGCGCGCGCTCATCGAGGGCGGCGTGGACGTGCTGCTCATCGAGACCTCGCAGGACCTGCTCCAGGCCAAGTGCGCCCTCGCCGGCGTTTTCGACGCGATGAAGGCGACGGGCAAGCGCCTGCCGGTCACCGTTCAAGTAACACTTGAAGCCACAGGAACCATGCTGCTGGGCACCGAGATCGGCGCGGCGCTCACCGCGCTCGAGCCCTACGACATCGACATCGTTGGGCTGAACTGCGCCACCGGACCGCGCGAGATGAACGACGCGATCCGCTACCTCTGTGACAACTCGACCAAGCACGTTTCCTGCCTGCCCAACGCCGGGCTGCCGCAGAACGTGGGCGGACGCGCCGTTTACCAGCTCACGCCGCAGGAGTTGTCCGAGTACCACGCGCGCTTCATCCGCGACTACGGCGTGCGCATCGTGGGCGGATGCTGCGGCACCACGCCCGAGCATCTGAAAGCCGTCGTTGACGCCTGCGCGAACCTGCACCCGCACCAGCGCGACGTGCACCCCGAAGCTGCCGCGTCTTCGGCCTACTCCAGTGTCCCTCTCGATCTCGATCCCAAGCCGCTCATCGTTGCCGAGGAGATGAACACCACCACGCAGCGGGCCGCCTTCCGCGACCTGGTGCGCGCGCAGAAGTATGACGACATCCTCGCGCTTTCCAAGAAGCTGGTGAACGAAGGCTCGCACATGCTCGACCTGTGCTGCGCCATCGTGGGCGAAGACGAAAAAGGCTACATGAACGGCATCCTGGAGAAGATCGCCACGCGCGTGCCCGCGCCCGTGCTGGTGGACTCCACCGAAGCCGACGTCATCGAAGAGGCGCTCAAGCGCATCCCCGGCAAAGCGATCATCAACTCGATCAATCTCGAGGACGGTGAGAAGCGCACGTCGCGCGTGCTGCCTGCCGCCAAGCGCTACGGCTCGGCCGTCATCGCGCTCACCATTGACGAAGCCGGCATGGCGCTCACCGCGGAGAAGAAGATCGCCATCGCGCATCGCATCTTCGACCTGGCGACGGGCAAGTACGGCATCCGCCCGCAGGACCTGATCTTTGACGCGCTCACCCTGCCCATTTCCACCGGCCAGCAGGACTACCGCACTGCCGGCATCGAGACGCTCAAGGCGGTCGAGCGCATCAAGAAAGAGCTGCCCGAGGTGCACACCATCCTCGGCGTGAGCAACATTTCCTTCGGCCTCGACGCGTACCCGCGGCGCGTGCTCAACAGCGTCTTCATGCACGAGGCGGTGAACCACGGCCTCGACATGGCCATCGTGAACTACGGCAAGATTTATCCGCTCTACAAGATTCCCGAGGCGGAAGTCGAGCTGGCGCGCCGCCTCATTTACTTCGACACCTCGAACGGCGATCCGCTCCAGGCCTACATGCAGTTCTTCGCCGGCCAGGGAAAAAAGGTGGAGAAGAGCGAAGTGCGCGCCGAGTCGCTCAGCGTGGAAGACAAGCTGAAGTTCTGCATCATCAACGGCGAAAAATCCATCGGCTCGGGCTCGCACAAGCAGTCGCTCGAGCAAGTGCTGGAAGACGCGCTCACTTCGTACTCGCCGCTCGACCTGATCAACACCGTCCTGCTCGACGGCATGAAGACCGTCGGCGACCTGTTCGGCGCGCGCAAGATGCAGCTGCCTTCGGTGCTCGACTCGGCTTCGGTGATGAAGCAGGCCGTCGCCTTCCTCGAACCGAAGATGGAAAAGGCCGCAGGATCGCAGAAGGGAACCATCGTGCTCGCCACCGTGAAGGGCGACGTGCACGACATCGGCAAGAACCTGGTCGACATCATCCTGTCGAACAACGGGTATCGCGTGGTGAACCTCGGCATCAAGCAGCCTGCCGACCACATCATCGCGGCCGCGCAGGAGCACAAGGCCGACGCCATCGGCCTCAGCGGCCTCCTGGTGAAGTCCACGCTGGAGATGAAGTACGTCATCCAGGACCTGGAGCGGCAGAAGCTGTCCTTCCCGGTGATTTGCGGGGGCGCTGCGCTGACGAAAAAATATGTGGAACACGACCTGCGCAACGAGTATTCGTCGGCCGTTTTCTATGCCGACGACGCCTTCGCCGGCCTCCACCTGATGGACGATCTCACCTCGCCCAACGGACGCCGCGAAGCGCGTCTCGCCGAAGGCCGCACCGTGAAGGAGGCGCGCGCGGCCGCCGCCACGGCGACGGCAGCCGCACTCGCGGGCGAAGCTGCCCCCGCCGACGCGCCGCAAGCGCCCGCGATCGCCATTCCGGCCGCACCCAATATCCCGCAGCCGCCTTTCTGGGGCGCGCGCGTCAAACGCGACTACGATTTGCGCGAGGTCTTCCGCTACATCAACCTGACGGCGCTTTTCAAGAACCAGTGGCAGCTCAAGACGGCGTCGCAGGAGGACTACGCGCGCCTCGTCGAAGAAAAATTCAAGCCCGTCCTGCGCCAGCTCGAAGATGAAGTGATCGCCTCGGGATGGCTCGAGCCGCGCACCGTCTGGGGATACTGGCCCTGCCAGTCCGAAGGCAACGACGTCGTGATCTACGAGCCTGCCTCGTCTGACCAGAGCCCGAGGCGTGAAATCCAGCGCTTCACCTTCCCGCGCCAGAAAGAAGGCCGCCGCCTCTGCATCGCCGACTTCTTCGCCTCGAAGGCGTCCGGCCAGATGGACGTGATTGGCTTCTCGCTGGTCACGGTCGGCGATCGCGCCTCACACGAAACCAAGAAGCTGTTCGACGCCGGCGAGTACACGAAGTACCTGTACCTGCACGGTCTCAGTGTGGAGACGGCAGAGGCGCTGGCCGAGTATCACCACAAGCTAATGCGCGAGGAGCTGGGTATAGCCGGGGACGATGCCAGGGAAATCAGCGGCCTCTTCCACCAGAAGTATCGCGGCTCGCGCTACTCGTTCGGATATCCGGCCTGCCCAAATCTCGAGGACCAGACCAGACTCTTCGCCCTGCTCAAGCCCGAGGAGGCGGTCGGCGTGCGCCTCACCACCGGCTTGCAGCTCGAACCGGAGCAGAGCACCAGCGCCATCGTGGTGCATCATCCCAGCGCCAAATACTTCGTGGCTTAA